GAAGAACCACTTGACGAGATTTTAAAAGAAAGGGAGAGAAATTATAAAGAAAATAATAAGGAAAAGGATTTTTGGCTTTTAAAAAATCCAACATTTTTGCAAACCTCACAATTTGTCAATCTAAAAGCAAAGATTCCTTCGCCTCCAGCAGTTATTTTATCGACGGATAAAAAATTTATAACTTTTTTAAAGCTGCGTTTAGAGTTTGTTGCTGTTGGGGAATTTGAATTTCCTAATGCAGAAATTACTGATCCATTTAAAGTTGAGTAATATAAATAATCAGTAAATTGCTCAATCTATATAAGTCAAACAAAATTGAAGTTATTAGTGAGCTTCTGGCAGAAGAATTAAAAATATGTCCTCCTCCTATAACTGAGAATTTAGAAATAGCTGTTCCCAATTATTTTTTGGGTATGTGGTTAAATGAACAAATAACTATAAAAAATAAAATAAGTGTTCTTTATGAATTAAAGACAATATCAAGTTATACCGAATCATTATTGACAAATTTTTTTCCAGGAATTGATATGGGTTTATGGAATTTTGAGTCAATTAAATGGGGTATTATCGATTCATTTGAAGAATTAAATAGCTTTAAAGAATCATTTCCGATTAGAAATTGGATTAATAAATATTTGAATAATAAAAAGACAATTGATAGTGATATATATAATTTGACAAAAAAGATTACGAAGAATTTTATTGATTATCTAATTTTTAGACCTGAAATGATTGCTGAATGGAATAGATATGAAATTAATTCACTTAATCTATTTAAGAATCTAAATTCAGATCAGTTTTGGCAACCTATTTTATATAAATTATTAGAGAAAAAGATATCTGCAAAACCCTCTTGTCTATACATGATTGAACTAATAAAGAATTTAAAAAAAATTAAAAACGTTCAAATTAAAGTACCAAATCAAATTTATATTATCTCTGATAATAACTTATCTAAATTACATATAAACTTTTATTCAGAACTTTCAAAATTTACAAAGGTAAATTTATATTTATTGTCTGTAGGAGATGATTTGTGGAATAGAATAAATTGTCTTGAAGGTGATTTGGACTTTGATAATTTTGAAAATAGATTGAATTTAAATAATATAAATATAGAAAAAATATTTGGAAAATTTGGAGCAAACTTTCAGAAATTAGTTGAGGAAAATATTTATAAAGAAGGTATAAATTTAAAAAATAATTTAATATATATTGATCCAACAACTAATTTTTGTGAGAAGAAAGATATTACTCTCCTTAATCAAATACAAAAAAGACTAATTGATAATAATTGCAATGAGTTTATAGTAAATGAAAGGGATGATTCAATATTACTTTGTGAACATTTTAATCAGAATAGTCAATTAGAATATATAAGAAATAAAATTATAGACATAATAAATTCTTGCGAGAATATTAAATATAGTGATATTGCTGTTTTATCTCCAGAGACTAGTAATATTAAACCTTATTTAAAGTATATATTTAATAATGAGTTAATTAATGGTGAAAAGATACCTTATTTTTTTATTGATGAGAAAAATGATGATTATTCATATATATATAAATTTCTAATTGACATTACTGAAATAGCTAAAGAGAAAATTACACTTGAAAAAATAGATTATATTCTCTCGAAAAAAGCAACTCGGAAAATTTTTGATTTTGATATTACTGAGAAGGATGAAATTATTTTGTTACTTAACAAAGTTGGTTTTCATTGGGGATTAGATGCTCATGAAAGATTAGGCGAAGAAAAAAATACTCTAGAGTGGTGTATAAATAGAATTACCTTAGGCTTAATTTATGAAAATGAAGTCGATTTAAGTACTTTTAATTTAAAACCATTTAGTTTGAAAAATATAAGTTTGGATTTGAATAAATGGGTTAAATTCTTTCTTGATTTTAAAAAATATATTAATTTGCTAAGGGGATCTTTTTCTTACTCAAGTTGGGTTGAAAAAATAAAGTTTATATTAAAAAGCATTTCTGATTCTAATGCAAATTTTAATTTAGAAATAAGTGAAATAATTAGAATTCTTGATGAAAAAGCAATACATTTAATCCCTGATGATCTTATTTTGTTAGATGTTTTTAGAGAGATATTAATTTCTTGCATAAATAAAGCTAAATATCAAAGCAAATCACGTATCAACAAGATCCTTGTAAGTGATATTGAGCATTCA
The Prochlorococcus marinus CUG1433 genome window above contains:
- a CDS encoding exodeoxyribonuclease V subunit gamma, with translation MLNLYKSNKIEVISELLAEELKICPPPITENLEIAVPNYFLGMWLNEQITIKNKISVLYELKTISSYTESLLTNFFPGIDMGLWNFESIKWGIIDSFEELNSFKESFPIRNWINKYLNNKKTIDSDIYNLTKKITKNFIDYLIFRPEMIAEWNRYEINSLNLFKNLNSDQFWQPILYKLLEKKISAKPSCLYMIELIKNLKKIKNVQIKVPNQIYIISDNNLSKLHINFYSELSKFTKVNLYLLSVGDDLWNRINCLEGDLDFDNFENRLNLNNINIEKIFGKFGANFQKLVEENIYKEGINLKNNLIYIDPTTNFCEKKDITLLNQIQKRLIDNNCNEFIVNERDDSILLCEHFNQNSQLEYIRNKIIDIINSCENIKYSDIAVLSPETSNIKPYLKYIFNNELINGEKIPYFFIDEKNDDYSYIYKFLIDITEIAKEKITLEKIDYILSKKATRKIFDFDITEKDEIILLLNKVGFHWGLDAHERLGEEKNTLEWCINRITLGLIYENEVDLSTFNLKPFSLKNISLDLNKWVKFFLDFKKYINLLRGSFSYSSWVEKIKFILKSISDSNANFNLEISEIIRILDEKAIHLIPDDLILLDVFREILISCINKAKYQSKSRINKILVSDIEHSRHIPHKVIFLIDMNSVYYPKLLKNESINLLNNKYQLGDPSVFEREKYLFLELLIACRDKFIVSWVKNDKNNKKLDVSFPIKELISFFETFLNQGQRELIIKDSDLNKKEIISLNSSKIIKSNYSLVEDIDWDEKKTDIKNYKLSELIYWFKTPQKYWLNKKNISPKEIFIHHPDEEHVSNLQKSLLITKIIQELEIDNHNIIDDLKNLDINDQLLENGIIMPKNSIFIKEKEIKDLLKSLSTSLSQDSKINRIYVKSNANKQEYFVADDTVIELINTKLSLSRLTEAWIKSLFIYSLKNNIKKTKVIFRTENQYKSKIIQTPGLSESNLILEEYINIFKNFSEKCLPLPPESTYKYVEAKIKSKNEKKAFTDRWIGNKTFSKGERDNIEMKLCFGNEKEPDFFFGNNNFDKLSFRLYAPLIEALKK
- a CDS encoding DUF2488 family protein encodes the protein MTTYFFVAASEKFLTVEEPLDEILKERERNYKENNKEKDFWLLKNPTFLQTSQFVNLKAKIPSPPAVILSTDKKFITFLKLRLEFVAVGEFEFPNAEITDPFKVE